One region of Penaeus monodon isolate SGIC_2016 unplaced genomic scaffold, NSTDA_Pmon_1 PmonScaffold_6503, whole genome shotgun sequence genomic DNA includes:
- the LOC119571484 gene encoding uncharacterized protein LOC119571484 → MVQWIPSHKNIKGNEIADLAAKKAHEINDPMPIPQDPNCVIKEIKIKNTKQWESNLKRILNTKNYLIKDNIQKPWARAKNRKLDTCMTRLITKHTRLKHHLHRMNMENDPFCRWCKNQEETIEHMFLHCPRFNSHRTKLKHALRRVNIKDIDINLLITGADQPSITKYYILRHTKIFLQTTKLIDII, encoded by the coding sequence aTGGTCCAGTggattccatcacataaaaatataaagggaaacgAAATTGCTGATTTAGCTGCAAAGAAAGCCCATGAAATAAATGATCCCATGCCCATACCACAAGACCCAAATTGTgtcataaaagaaatcaaaattaaaaataccaaacaatgggaatcaaatttaaaaagaatcttAAACACAAAAAACTATCTCATTAAAGATAACATCCAAAAACCATGGGCCAGAGCCAAGAACAGAAAACTAGACACATGCATGACAAGactaataaccaaacacacaAGACTAAAACATCATCTTCACAGAATGAACATGGAAAATGACCCTTTCTGCAGATGGTGCAAGAACCAAGAAGAGACTATAGAACATATGTTTTTACACTGCCCAAGATTCAACTCGCACAGAACAAAACTAAAACATGCATTAAGACGAGTTAATATAAAAGACATTGATATAAATCTTTTGATTACAGGTGCAGATCAACCATCTATAACAAAGTACTACATACTGAGACATACAAAGATCTTCCTACAAACAActaaattaattgatataatttaa